The Scleropages formosus chromosome 15, fSclFor1.1, whole genome shotgun sequence genomic sequence TGCTGCGTGGACGAGCCCCGCGTAGGCCAAGGCTGAGGAAACAAAGCCCCTTTCCTGGAGGCAGGTCAATGAGGGGAGTGGAGGGGTCAAAGGGGCGGAGCATACCTTCATGGACCCTGGAGAGAGCACTGTGCGCTCCAGCCGCCACAGGTACGCACTCAAGCACTTGCTCAGCTGGTTGAGGAAGGCGAGGTTCAGCGGGATGCCACACAGGGCGTAGAAGACGCAGAACACCTGTCCGGACACCGTGCTGGGTGACAGGTTCCCGTAACCTGGAGGGCGATGGCACGGGTCAGCGCAGAaaggacacacactgcagcacattTGGAGCTTTGCCCGGTGTTCGACCGAGACTCGCCTATGGTGGTGACGACCGTCCCGGCAAAGAAGAAGGAGCTGCTGAAGTCCCAGTTGCTGGGGCTCGTCGAGTTCCCCGATGGATTGATGCCTTTCTCCCAGGCCTGCAGGATCACCTgccgaggaggaggaaggaggaggagaaggacttATTCTTCGAGCACCGTGGTACGAAGTCGATGAAGCTCATCGGCGCACTCGCGGTCACCAAGGCTCCGCGCTCTAGCAGGAAGGGGACGCCGACAGTAGCGCACCATATGACCGAGATCGATCAAGAATCAAAGTCCTCTGAACCGCAAGTGCTATATCACCGTATCAATACGACTATCGATCTGCTGTATTTAATTAAGCTGCTCAGACTTCCGCCGAATTCGGCAGCATAGCAACTGTTTGCCGAAGCTTCCCGGCCGGAGCATTATTACCGCCACCGTGTTTACTTAAGAAGGCGACTGTAAAGAAAGTGTATTTTTGACATTAGCCTTGTGTGGATTATGAAAAGCACAGATGTGCTTACAAATTTTGGCAACAAGTGCGTGACAAATTCACGTAAGAGGGTCGGTCACAAAGCGTCCGCAATTCTAGAACCCAAAGCAGATTATTGCAGATACTCTTTGACTTCCCTTCGGCTAAAATCGGGCAACAGCGAACCTTAACAATCAGAGCCAGTGACAAGTAATTGATTTTGGTGTCTAAGGTGTGATGAACCCTGAATGCTGCCAAGGTTCAACCACGGAGAGCTCGACCCCATATAGGAGTGCGCAAACGTGGCATCTCCACACGGCTACCTTGACGAACGTCTCCAGAGACGGACCATCCAGGCAGCTGTAATTCATCAGGAAGCGCAGCTTCTGCAGCTGGAAGTTCTGCCGGTTCTGGTTCTCCGCATCGCGCTCCAGCATCTGGAAGACGGTGGCCCCCACCAGCAAGTACATGAAGTGGCCCAGGAAGAGCAGCCCCATCCAGCTGACCCTCATGCTGCTCATCTGGAGGCGAGCCATGGACGTCACAGTTGTAGGGGGCTCACTTTGGAAATCGGACCTCCTTGAGTAGGGCGGGGGGGCAACGGAGAATCGGTGAACTCAGCAGGGAGTCGTGGGAAAATTCCTCTTCTTGATGTCCAGCCTCCACCACCCTGATGTCCACACCCGGGTTCTCGGTGTTGCCGGGAACTGGTCGCTACGGGGAATTTTGGAACTGGGAGCGCCAAAGAATTTATATCTTCCTCTTCTTGGGAAAACAGTCGATGCTTCCCAATTCTTCAAACGCCAGTATTAGCTCAAAGATCGGATCAAGGCATAGCATCAGCGGAAAGTGCCGGAGGAGTCTTCTTGGTGGCTGGGGGCGTCCGAGGAGAGGCCAAGGAATCGGCCCCCAGCCTGGATACACCTCTCTCTGATTGGTCTGCGGCCACCAGGCAGTCGGGTGACGCTGGACAGTTTCACGGTTCCTCTGACAACGGCGTCCCGACACCCCCCACGGAGTCAACGCTACATCCCCCGCCCTGTTCAGCGAGGGGAAGCCAGTACTGGTGTCAGCAGAACATTAGTTAATGTTTCACCAGGGAACCACGTTTCAGCGATCTTCCTTTGGAGTCGGAGCTGGCTGGAAGAGAACATTTCCTTCAAATCAGTGGAAACGAACACACTGCCAAGTGGATCAGCTGGGGTTGgccacatacacatacaaagagAAGACACTCTGCAAGATGAACCTTCCGTCAAACACGACACACACGGGACCGAGTTGACCTCACGTGACCTTTCCCACATCGAAAGGCGCCGAAGTGTGAAACTCCGTGGACAGGAAGTGCTCCTTGGCAATAAGGCCAGCGAGTTGCAAGGTTTGTCGACCATTACAGCTCAGCTGTTACCCAGCATCCCTGGGTAACAGGTGCAGCGCAGAGCACGTTTTGAAAAGCAGAATGGCAGACACTGCGGACGATCGCAGTCCAGCTGTTTTGACGTCGGTTTTCCGTCTTTTGCCCCGAAACACACCAGAATATAAAACCTTCCCCGGACTCACGCGGTTACTTTGCGTGTTCTGCAGCTGGCCAAACATCTGGCCCCTGTGCCGAGGTGGAAGAGTTTTGTTCGGGCTTTGAAGTGGTTTTGGGGTTGAGACTCAAAAATGTTTCTGAGGAATGACATCCCTTGGGTGCTCTGCTACATAACCTTTCcgtatataaaataataaccaAAAAACAAGAAGCTTCTGGAAAACAGGTGGCGTGccgtttagagctgctgccttgcaacaGAAGGACCCGGGtccaaatcccaccccctgttGCAGGATCCTTGGTCAAggcactaaccctgaattgctccagcaaaaactgCATAGCTccataaaagggtaaatcggtCAAAGTACCACAGAGTCTAAAGCTGACAGTAgaggtgtcaggtaaattaataaaaaataataagaacaaaaaacCAGTTCATTATGTCTAATTATGAACCTCTATGAACGCAGGTAAAGATTCTCTTGAGGAGCGAGACGATgttgggtcaggggtttgactTCTTGTCGGACTACATGGCGCACTAACCACCCACCGGTAGAAAGCAACGCTCCCTGGGGGGGGGAACTGGTCATTTTGCGCATGGCTTCCCCTTTTCTAGGTAAACGCAAGAGGATTCTGCTCCAGATGCAAATTTGCCTTCAGGGTCACCTTAAACTGCAGTAGCCAAATCGAGAAGGAGCGATGCAAACATCTTTGTCCTCGGTGAGCAAGCACAAAGGTCCGAGGCGAGGGGAAGAGCAGCAAGGGGGGGAAGGTGACACAAAGTGAGAAACAATGTCAGTTATGACCGCCTGCTCGGCCTTCACGAACTTTGTGTGACTAGCCATTTAAACCTGATCCCCTCTGCccttctgttgttgttgtcgtttcTGGGAGGCAGCATTCTTGATGCCGTGCAACATCCCCTAGGTTGTCATGACTCTCCGACGCTGCGGAAGGCGGCTGAGGAAACTCGTGCGAAACACGGTTCGACACTCCCGCGCTGTGCTGTTTGCACTCTGCTAACATCTGTTCCCTTCGGTCACCTCACCGTTTCACTAATGGGCTCACTCAGGGAGGTGGTGCGCACACAAAGAACGCGTTTGTTAcatcaaaacacatttatttcacaagTAAATCTTTCACAGCTCACCttttaaaggaagaaaaaacataaaatgtatttaaatttataaatacatgcatcagtaaataaatgtatgttcttCAATGACAGTGTTCTCCTGGCCTTCAAGGTCAGGGGGGCGCACGTGGCAGTCTTCATTGCAATCCAAAGATCCTTGGTTCCCatctcccactgtagtacccagTAAgtagtaccctgctgtataaatgcgtaaaacattaatttacaaatgtaacatgtaagttactttggacatGGGCACCAAGTCAAAATCTTAACAATATTGTTACTCTTGAGATGGCAGATTTACACATCCCGCCACCAGGGGGCAGTACCACGAGAAACACTCATTAACACTGGCCCATCAGAGCACATAGCCCTTCCATAGGTTTCCTTCCAGAGCAGGTGGCACTGGAACCAGAGACAATCCAGCCTTCGGAGACTCCATCCTCGATATATCCGCTTCGGGAAGCTGGCGGTGGGCTGTCTGAGCAGCAAGGCATTCTGGGAGAGTTACGACGGCACCTCTTCAGAAGCTTTCATTCTGTATTTGCcctgaaagacagaaagaggcACGTCTACAAATCATGCCGTGAACGGACAGCGGCCCGAAAACACAGACCCCACCCAGGAAAGGCTACagaagtttgtgttttcacattctTAGCCATAAATGTGTGCAACCGTGAGCTGTCCCACCGGGGTCCACCGAGCAGCAGGCAGTGACCGATGGCAAATACACAACTTCCACGtctcttttttcaaagcaaagctCAGTCTTGCATGGCTCGTGGATCGATAACTGTCCTGTCCGGACAGCGGGGGAGTAAGGGGACTGGCCTCGAGGGCACTGGGGGCGGGGCAATGGCGCTGGGCACCGACCTCATTGGTCACCTCACACGAAGAGCACGGTTACACAATCCAGCAGAGAGGTGCTCGTACCGTTCCCTCCACATGCAGTGTTTGAACAGTGGCCTTCCTGCACCGGGATCGTGACGATGTACTACTGTCCATTAATAACACCATCTGTCCCTgccacaggcacacacactcacacaaacacacacttcgtTAAAAGTTGAACCCTCCGTTTGCAGACGTGCACTATCCAGGATTTGGTCTGTAAGAGTGATGGTGTTAAACTCCAGTTATATTTGCTGCCatcatttattgtaatatttatttggtATTTTATTCTACTATTTACTCTGCACTTTACAGTACTAGATATTCTGTATTTGGTTTGTTGCGTCATACTGGCAGTTGCACAAACTGGATTTTGTTATACTTTTATAATAACAGTAAAGATCAGTTGAAGTGAAAATTTGCCACATAACCCCTTTATAATACACTCTGAGAATAAATTCATCAACACTACACCACACCACCCCCCACAGCAGCAGGACCGAAGCCATACTGCGATGAAGCAGATTGCTTTTTGTGTAAACAGCTTCCAAAGTACTTCCTTGTTGTCATCATTATTTACAGCAAATGTCCACCAGCCAGGGCTAATAATAATGAGCaacacagcgccccctgctgagcCTCACTTTCGCTTCCTGCAGCACAAATGAGAAACGGGTGGGAGACGGGAGAAACTGAGGATGAAACTCTCTCTGTTCTCCTCCTTTACTTCTTACGAATTTCACACATACGTGCCTTATTTGTTTAACCCAAACACGAGTCACATGACTCAGATTGTGGTCTGTGGACACGATAGGCATCTCCTACCATGAGCCCAGGCCACAGAGTCCAGGGGAAAGGCTTCCCCAAACAGGCATGCAGGCCAGGGCTGTGAGCCAGCCTCAACGAGAGTGTGGTAAAGGCCTGTGGTAAAGCGATCAGGACTCCGTCACCTGGCCTTCAAACACCCCGCAGCACTGCAGCCCCGCTCCCATGGCACCGGGTCATCGCGAGGCCTGGTAAACAGCACACGGCGCGTCTGCCAGGCTCTCAGCACACGCTAGGGGGAACACGCTGACTGCGATGAAATCCAGAGATAGAGAGGAGCGCCGAAGGCAGCCAAGTTCACCACGGTCGGGGGCCAAAATCAGCACGCGTACAGAGGTCGCGTGGAGGAgggcggggggtggggcaggagagCTTTGCCGAGAGGAGGCTGCAGGCACTCAAGCTGAGGACTCGCTCAGAGTCCCGAATCTGAAAAGCTCTGTGCTGAGCTAGCCACTCGGGGGCGATCTTGAGACAACATTCAGGCATGATGTCGCATGCTGCCCGCTGCCTCTTGAAAGACcatctgtgtttattttgaagATGCTGATCTGTTTGCCTGATAGTCCGCTTTTGCGTGAAACAGTAAATATATCTGAAGCACAGCCTCCACCAGCTAATGCGTGACGCATTTAGCATTTTGTGTGTTTAGTACCTCATCGTGGCTAACAATGTATACAAAACACGGTCAGGGAACTGGGGGTCCAATAACAACTGTACTGTGATCTGCAAGTCTCTACAGTGAGAAGATCATTAAACAGTGTGCGTGCGTCTAAGACGGAGCGGGGCCTACCGGTCCGGCTGAGCAGGCTGTGTCGAGCCCTGATGAAGGCCAGGATGTCTGCGTCCGTCTGCTGGTCTCCTGTCAGTGGGATGGAGGAGGATGGGGACGTCGTGGAAAGAGATAGGTCTCTGGAAGCACACAGAGCCAGGTGAGCAGGACCAGATTGACAGTTAGAGCCACCCAGTGACACCTCTGGACGACATACActtaacaaccgcttgtcccgtccagggtcatggtggtccagtgTCCAGACTATATCCCAGAAGCGTAGGGTATCaggaggcaggatacaccctacgcaggacaccagtccaccaaaGAGCAAtcagacacacatatacacaaagggcaattctgagtcaccagttcacctgaaacatgtgtctggactgtgggaggaaaccagagcacctagagaaaacccatgtgaacacagggaggacatgtaaactccacacagactgagctggattcaaacccatgtccaatgtgcagctcaggagctgtgaggcaccagcgctacccgccaACATCACTAATCCAGCGGTGTGACAGCAGCGCTCTGGCTGCGCCGTGCAGACCTGCTTTTCCTAAAGCACGCAAGCTGCTGGATGTGAATTCGAACCCAACGGCACCACACAAAAGCTTCCTTCTTCCAACATTCGGTCTGAATTAGGTTTGACAACAAAACACGAGCATCTTCTTCCCCCTACGAACACACTGCTGGGGCTGAACATTCGTTTTTaggggctgtgggggggggtgtttataGAAAGGCCGGTGTTCGACAGGCTGCCCTGAGTCCCGAGAAGGAGCGGAAACCCCACTGGGTGTGAAACCTCCATGACTCGGAGTGTTGTAGCGTTTGAATGCAGAGTGATGCTATTTTGAAACCAGTGCCTTGTGAAAGTGACCTTTTGTAGAGCCCTGCGCTCGTTCCCCAGACACCCTGAGAGCTCAAACAAGAGGGATTACTGTTAGAAATTTTATGAAGAATGCTGTTGTGCTGTTGACATGTTATATTCTGCTTGACACTCTAATCCTGCTGAAATATAATCCCCTGAGagacaacacgcacacacacactatacatgGGGTGCGGCAGAAGGAAAGCTGGGTAAGGGTGGGGCGTTGCATTCCTGTCATGTAAATTTTTGAACCTATGATGAACTGTGGTTGCCCTCCTCACCTCAGCTCTAGCGGGGGGGCGGAGCCTCGGAACTCCAGGCCGTCCCCTACGACAGCAGGGCCACTGGACATGACGCTCCTGGGCGATCGTTTGCGGTGAAGGACATGAGCAAGGTGCAGTCAGGAGAACTGCGGCACAGTGAAATCCACCAACAGCGTAGGCTAAGGAGCACAGGTGAGCGAAGCAGAGACTCACCTAAAGTCCTGAGCGGAGTGGGCGGAGCTCGCAGCTTTTGTCCTTGCTGGAAGTCCACGGACAGCGCTGCTCGAACCCAGGGCACAGAAGAGAACTGATGATACGTCATTTGAAAAGGGGAAACCTTACAGGTCGTGCGCTGATCAACCAGAGGAGGGGCACAAGGTAGTGATTTACCTCAggaagtctcacacacacactacatccTCCCTCCACTAATTCTACCACATGACACTGACACTCAGTGGCCCCTAGAGGGTGCTGCAGTTCTGGGTTTGTACCTTTGAACGTTAACCTGTGGGAGTGAGTTCACTGCAGGTGCGATGGGCTCTGATCCAACACACAGCCCAGCCCTATTCCCATATCCGGCCCATCGCTGCAGCAGAAGAGCGAGAtgctctgctctccagcagaGAAACAAACTCTCGTCTCCATGGCATCCAGTCCAAAATCCCCTCTCCCCCTTCCATGCCTGTTCCACCCCCAGCAACACCCCGTCAGAACCGCTCTGCACCCGGCGCGGTGGCCAGGTTGGACTCCAGCGTTTGGATCGCCGGACGTGAACTTCCTGAGGAGCAAAACGAGCCAGCGTTCTCTGGCCCGCTGTCACTTGGACGCTCCTGACGGAACAGGAGAACTGCACCGTTAGCAGCTGGACCAAGAGGACAAACCTGGGCCACTTGGACTGCCTAACAAACAAATGGCGCCATCAGGCTCCGCCAAGCCGACGATCTGCAGGGGGGCGTCAAGGGCAGCCgccggagagtgtgtgtgtgtgtgtgtgtgtgtgtgtgtgcgcgcaggaCTCACCTGGTGGGGCGCGGTGCTGTCGGCTGCTGGCTGCTCCTCCCTGCACTGCGACCCGTGGCTCCGCCCTCTGACCGCAGctcctggagagagagagaaaggtagAACGGACGGAGCAGGAGCACAGAGACCCTGAGGGCAAAGACCTACCCTCACCTGGGGACACCTGGACCTGTGGGAAACCCTTGTATTTCCCAACACGACGTGAGTTaaacagcactgaaaatgtCCGGTTGTGATGCGATGGAGGAAACGCGAAGCAGCTGCCTTATGACTGCGACACTGCTGTATAACATCCATCTCGAAAACCACCAAGCGTGTAAAGCAGGAACACAACGGGACCAAAGACGGTCCTATAGGATTAGTAGGGACATCATGATGTTCAGCCCTAATTAGCAGTCTGAGCAGGTGACGTGGTCTCGCTTTCCCTCCAACAGACACAATGGCATCCGGTTTCAAATAATCACTCGGGAGGCCCACTCAGATATTTACTTCTGGCACATTCCAGAACTTTCCACTGTTCAATGCTTTCCTTTAAACAGCATCCTCCAAAACTGAACCAACCAGGAAAACAGGAAATCAAATCATAGAGGTAATCAAATCAACAACCTTCTGGTCCTCAGCTCAGAGAAGCACCTACAGCCCAACAGCCCACGGTCCAGAGGGACAGATGAGCGATCCAAGCCCATCGTAGGTGGATCGAGATGCTGGCCACACTGAATCGGAGGCACGCTACCTAGATGGGAGTCTCAGGTCTCGGTTTGGTGGCCTCCTGTGGCCCATCAGCCTTTGATGGCCTCCTACGAAATCTGTTTGCTCCATTTGCAGACTTTATTACTACAGAAAAGCTGCTCTTCCAGGTCCTAAAACTAAATCGCATCCATTTCAACAGCTCTGGACTCTTTATGTTCCAGGCAGCTGATCAGTCGTCAACGTGCGACGCTCAAAACATCCTCACGACCGAGGTGGGTGAATCTATGTGTTGCCACGGCGATGCAGCCTCTTCAAGGGCGGAGCCTGATCTGTGTATGACCGGGGGCAAGGAGAGATTGTGTTTATAAAACATGAACAAGTGACCCAGAGTAGACTGGGCCTGAAGCCAAGACCCGGCACGCGGCGCGACCCTGTTTATCCTCCGGCTCCTCGGGGAGGAAGACCGCTTACACAGGGCGTCCGACAGTCTCCATCAACCTGCTCTGCAGAGCTCAGCCAGTCAACCTGAGAACGGGGACCTGTAAACCGGAGCAGTAATAAATCCCGACGTGCAGCTTCGCGTGTGTTTGAACAGCTTGCGAACCCATCGCCCAGACAGCCTGCAGAGGTTATCGGAGCGAAGCACAAACGGCTCTTGCTCAGGACCCAGTTAAAAAGTGATTTACTGCAATTAAGTAATTTAGAAGCAATTCCCGGTATTTTCGTTCACTGGTCAAACCAACACGCACATGACTGTGTCCTCCTCCTGCAGGGacattcctcctcctccaccccgtCTGCCTCTCTGCCCTCAAGGTTTTCAGCCATTTGCTCACGTTTTCTGAATTCGTATGAGTCTAATTTGGTTACACCTCTTGGGACGCCTTCGTTTTAAATACAgccagtaaaataaatgtaaagcaatcT encodes the following:
- the LOC108939718 gene encoding potassium channel subfamily K member 16-like translates to MARLQMSSMRVSWMGLLFLGHFMYLLVGATVFQMLERDAENQNRQNFQLQKLRFLMNYSCLDGPSLETFVKVILQAWEKGINPSGNSTSPSNWDFSSSFFFAGTVVTTIGYGNLSPSTVSGQVFCVFYALCGIPLNLAFLNQLSKCLSAYLWRLERTVLSPGSMKQTREALLVASFLVLGTVLFLVLPPVLFSYAEGWTYGESFYYAFITLSTIGFGDYVVGTDPQKHYIYIYRSLAGVWIVFGLAWLALLLNLLARVMEHTFKLKSAALGPGDQEGPPSKREEAPEHVRHESEGGA